The Carcharodon carcharias isolate sCarCar2 chromosome 2, sCarCar2.pri, whole genome shotgun sequence genomic sequence tagtaccaaattgGCCACCACTTACAACAAGTGTGTGAACAGGATCCAACTAACTGGCATCTAGGATCTAACAACACTGGTGAAGGCATATCACACTCacctgaggagctggcagagacagagagtcccCAAGACaccagcacttggaggattgctggagaccaggacaatgaccgaggcagatgatgagcctctggagtcatccatcagtggcaggtgctggatgtccagcaggatgcagggcaagatctggcagagatccctgatTGTCTGCCTGCCATGGTCTCTGTGTTGGAGGAGTCAatacagagcatgagcactgcgttgacccacAGTTCTGAACGCACAGCTTCCTCCATAGagaaagtggcgactctcatggagaggcagctccagaaaCCCAATCATAGCTTTCTGGGGTTGCATTCAGCCCACAAACTAGCAGTGACCAGTCActgccaatgtgagagatggatgaggcatctaGTGACTCTGCTAgctgcccatccatctatggtgagcagggagtttCAAGCCAACCTCATGTTGGCAGACGACCTGCAGCTCACATCTGGGGgcccctctcagggcactcccAATGAAAGCagtagctcctccgcccctctgccagtgaacgTTGCATCTAAGGAGACCATGATGAtggaggagtgcccagccatggcactggacaCTCCCGCCCAGCTGGGGCCCACACAGGCCCCAGTgaccagaggacagccaccaagctCATCAAGGCCGAAAGTAcatcagagtcagcagcctgACTCCAACCCTAGCgaggggaagcaccaagacgcagcacacACAAGCAGATGGCTTAGTCATGAGGATCATATAAGAGGTCTCAAGGGAGATTAATCTCTCCTTGGCACGTGTGTACAGGTGCATATATATCTTTGCCTTCAATATTAAAATGTTAAATAATGTGCAAATGCCTTTGTATGCTTCATGTAATTGTTAGGAAAGAGGACAGGGAGTTGTGTGTCACACATATGAAGGGCTGCAAAGTTTATTTCATAGGTCAGGACTTGAGGGAAAGGTGACAGAAAGTGCCTCACCAGAACGATCAGTTAGGTAATGTTTCCTTTGCCATCACCTTGACTCCTTGCTTTAGATCCCTAACTAAAAGTCCcctgaatcaaggcctccctgttTTCCCTGTCTCCCATAGCATCCTCACAATGGGATCTTGCTCCTTACCCTGAGGCTCCTCAGTCTCCTCCTCAGACTTAGCACTTAAAACATCCTCTGCGGCCTGTGGAACAGGATCGCTGTTTACATGCTCCAATGGGTCCCCCTTTGACAGAGCAAGATTGAGCAGTTTGCAGTAGACAGCAACAATAAGGGAAACGCAgtctggaggatattgcagggATCCCCCTGAGCCATCCAGACAGCGAAACCTCATCTTGCATAAGCCTACCTTTTCACTGGATAGCCTTTGTCCCCCAGGAGCCAGCCATCCAAGTGTGCTGCGGAAATGAACGGCCTTGCCACCTGGGTGTgacacaggatgtaggcatcatggcagcttcctggaTACTTGGCACAGACCTACAGTATCTAGCTATTGTGGTCACACACACTCTGGACATTAAGGGAATGGAAGCCCTTTCTATTGACAAAAGCATCCGGCTCCCCAACTGCCAACTTTATGGGCACATGCGTGCAGTCAATGGTTCCCTGAATGGAGGGAAATCCTGCAATTGCAAAGTAGCCTCAGGCTCggtctgtctggctggcctcgtctgtccTGAAGTTAATGGAGGTGCCGAACCTTCAGAACAGAGCGTCAGTGACATGTTTGATGCAGCTGATTCGGAGACATCACATATatctcacactgacccctggaaagaacctaAGGCACTAAAGTTCAGGGCAACTGTCATCTTCAGGGTCACTGGCATAGAGTGGTCACCTACACAATTGGAGTCAATTTTGGGGACAATCATTTCACATATAGAAGTgatgtgtccctggagaggcggagccttctTCAACACTGTACCTCTAACATGTCCAGGTAGCATGATCATTGCCTGTACACTCTACCTGCTGGGTAAAGTGGCCTTCTCCAGACTTCTGTCtcgcacttcctgttggccctgtagcccttctggctctgtctctcagtccattGGTCCGACTCTGGGACAGTGCCTGTGGGCAGCTGGCTTCCTCTGCCTTCTGgctctctcttcctcagaagagAAAGTCCCTCTAGCAGAGTCCACAATCCTCATTTCTGTACAGATGGCTGCACAGGCTTCTGCACAGAAAGGCAAATGCTTAAAAATCAGAAAGTTCTCCAAAGCACTGAAAGATGCCAGAAACGATCTTAAAACCAATTCCAAACAACTCACCTTATCAACATCCTGTAGGTCTTTTATCCTGCCCTGGAATTAGAgtgaatgaaaaatgtgaaggccacctggatGATTGCCCCATGCGTTGAGCATAAAAGTGCATGGGCCACTCAAAATTGCTGTCAATTGCTCTTTAAATGGAGTTAATTGGCCCTCTAACAGTCAGGGGTGcgcagttccaacttctgcacacatccaccgactgaaatatcacaacccggcgcgatgacatcgggacactctcCCAATGTTATCACACCCCATTTCGCAACTGTTCATATCTACCACATGTTTGCTTAACAAGcacaaaattctggccaatgagtATTCCAGGCATGTAAATGTATTACAAGTATGAACCCATGACAGGCCAGCATAAGGCTCAACATGCCGCTGACTTTTTCTCCACATCTCAACTTGCCGTTGGGAAATCAAGACATCTCACCCCACGTAATTAAGTCACCATGCTTGCCACGGTTCGCATTCTTGTGCGCTCTATAAAATTCCCCATGgtttttttaaaatcctaaatAAAGCCAAGATGCCTTTGATGATCTATAATGGCAATGTTTAAAACACTCCAAAATAAAACTGACGATCAGATTCTCCGCCATTTTTTCATATCTAAGTGACATAGGCatgttctattccagaaagcctGGTGGAGAAGGATAGATCTGGAGCTAATATTTATACACTCCTATAaccttttatttacagagatacacattATAAACATGCACATCCTCACCCAACCACCGCAATTTCAATCTGTTCCTATTTTTAGAATTTCTTTACTAAATCAAACAAAAATACTTTATTTACTTCTCACAAGAGTCGAGACTGAACACCCCGCTTAAAATTAAACTACAGACACGAGCCCTCTGCTTCATAATGTTGAGgtacattttataaaaatatcaGAGCATTCTCTCCATCAACTGCAAAATATAATCACAGGTTGAAGTTCAGTCCATAATATTCAGTTTGGCTGGGTTTAAACCACTCTTAGCAGAGGAGCCACAAGAACAACACCGTCACCACGGACAGGCAGCATTGGGATGTTTCTCTTGATGGATTTGTATATCTCCTCATACGTTTCCTCACCAATTTCTACAGTCATAACAGCTTCTTCAACATCTCCCAAAATCATGTTTAAATGCTGATCATATGCATGTAGTCTCCCTCGAAGCTCTCAGTCGTTTCTCGTTTTCACATAAATTCACTCGTCCAGCCTAAGCCTGATCGGATCGAGAGGCTCCTCAACTGTGTTGGTGGTTTGCGGCTGCTCTCCTTCCTCCACCATGATTCGAATCCGGGTCAATTAAATCcacagttaatgcccaccatctACATTTAATTATAcaaaattaatatacaattaacaataCGCATACATTTTGGCAGAACTTTTCACTCGGCGGGCCGGTGGCACCCAACCCActcaagcgtgaaatgacgtGCATTGACGTCAgccgagtgtcctgatgtcaatgTGCAGTCGCGCAATAGGTCGGTCAGCAGGCTGAAGCCGGCAGCGTTCCCGCCAACGATTAAAAGGCctttaagtaatcaattaaattaaaattttcgcTGCCTacccaacctaacggttggcgggcaggcagaaaggccaagcggcctttgcatttttttggaaacctcatccatgggtgggatgaggtttccaacatcaaataaaaataaaataaaagctataagttttcattaataacatgtccctgctcatgtgacagggtcacatgggggaacatgtttcattacatttttagtttttatatttttttttcatATCCCTTCATCTCCCTACACATGCACGAAGttcacgctcgccctcctcccacccacccccgcacagtcaacactcagcgctgccactcgcatttcatgctgggcaggccttaattggcctgcagcATGAAATTGCTGTCCTGTGCCAATCGCAGGCAACATTCAGCTTCCTGAACGCCCCCATCGCCCCCACCGAGCACCCTGCcatggacaaaattctgcccttaacaTAAGTATTGATTAACTAGTTGTTAGGTGTTTCAATTTTCTGGGATGTAGCAGAACAATGTTGTGGCACCACCCATGCTGTAACAGAAGATGGTAGAGTTGGTATTCTAGAAGGAACAGTTCAAATGGAGCAGGAATCCTTAATCTGCCCAAACTAATTTTGCAATGAATGCCAATGCTGCCTGTTGCTCTGCATTATGGGATGCTATGCTATTGTTGTGTTGCACAGGTGAAAACTAATCACCACATCTGACAAAAACTGCACTGCTTACTGttaactttttaacaaaacaGAAATGAAGATGTCATATAAATAGGTATTTCATAATAAATTGTTCAGAATGAATACAATGCACTCATGAAGTGGCCTGAATAAGTTTGTGTTTTCAGTGTCCTTCATTTATGTGATAAACAGCTTCCAAAGTGTTAGATACTGTGTTAGAAATAATTTTTCATACCCTGGAGTGTTGCGCTCCTGGTGATGGTGTTATGTTTCTGCTTTATTTCTGACCTATCTGACAAATTCTTTCTTTCAGGCTTCCTCAGGTAATATTTTTCccttctcaccctctctttctgaaAATACTGAAGGGTTGGTTTATAGTTCCACAGCCTTTTCTACCTCACCCAAGTGGCTAGTTGTCATGTGTGAACTTGGCTGTTTGATCATGGAGCACAATTCTGTCCTCACCCAGCATTGCAAGCTACTGTGCTACAAAATCCTCTGGTTGTCATGTGATGCAGTTGAGAGGGAGTCAAATACTTTCCAATAGAGGATCTGTGAATAACAACCGGGAGCACGAACCCTGTTGGAATTGTTTTTCTTTTCGTCCTAGCAGGGagacaatggggagaattttacaGCCTCCCAGGTAGGCATGTTTTTGGAGGGGGGGTGCAAGTAAACTCAGTCAAGTGGAAAGCCCACTGCCTACCCGCCCATCCCCAACCTGGACCCCATAATACGAGGGGAGTGGGTAAGGCGCTCACTAGACCACCTACCCTAATGACTACTGAAGCCCTTAACTGCCTAATTAAGTAGCAATTAAAGGCCTCAAACTGCCTTCACTGCCATAATATGCAAGGCAGGCAAGAGTGGGAAGACCATTTTTTCACCAAAGTACCTCTTGGGGAGGTGCTCTGTGCGCATCGAGGTACTCCACCTAAGTTCATAGTCCCCCTTTGTGCTTTGccacctggcctccaaaacccaccccctcactccacaccctctcgcTCCCCCCACTCCAACTCCCTAAGGTGCCTGATTCTTCCCCACCCAAGAAGGCCCAGACTCACCTTGCCTGGTGTTCTTCTTTGTGGGtcttttgcagttccagcagcacTCACTACTCTCTCCTGGTGCTCCTGGGACTGCAAGCGTTCCCGGTCAATCAGACTGGCCGACAACTCTCGAGGGCAAGACTCCatccactgaggggcagaagccTGACCAACAGCTTGTTAAGGCCGCCCACAGTACATTGTTGCTGCGGGGTGGCctttgggggggagtgagcagtatGCCCATCCAATAAATTCACCCCAGTGAGATCCAATTGTTGAGGTCAGCTAACTCAGCTTTCTGCATTGTATGACGATACCTTTATCTACTAGGTCACCACAGGGGAGTTCAGTTTCTTCAGATATTTATCTTTTATACAATGCCATGAAGTAGTCCAGTGCAGATTATGATGTGGCTGGTACACAGCCAAATTATTAATCAGCTGTCTAAAACTCCTGGGTAAGAATTAGATAAGAAAATAATCTTATATTTCAACAAGCAACAGCCTAATGAGTGAAGGTCGGATATGAGGGAGACTGGAAGTTTGAAGATTTGATCTCTGGTCTGCACTGAGTTAGCGGATCACCTGGGACAGAATTTCAAGTGCCAAATGTGGGCTCAGTGCCCCTAGGCTAGGGAAGGGAAAAATGAGCCAGGTTTCAGTGTCTGACTGCTGTGCATGTTCGATTTTGGCTGTAACGCCTGCATTATCAACACTCACAATTAGGCTCCGATATGACAATTCTGGGCCTTCAGAGAGCTAAATGTTTTTTTGGGAACACCAAAGTAATAGTTTGAGCAAGATCATAGCACTCACCAACAACAACTGGCATTAATATAGTACTTTTAAGAGGGAAAAGAACTTTCCAAGTGTTATGAAGCTAGGCCAGACCCCCAGGTTTTTGGTACAATCCGGTTAGGGACCAAGAACCTTTTGCTTAAAGCAGATAAAGTTTGAAATTCAAGATACTTGCctagtgaataaagccacaagattccacgggttttgaacaaacaaaaataaactctaCTGTACAAGGTCAGATAGataaaacataagaaataagaacaggtgtagaacattcggcccctcaagcctgctccaccattcattaagatcatggctgatcttcctgtgtttcgatttccacattcccgtctaaccccgataacctttgatttccttgcctaacaagaacttatctacctctgcctaaaaatattcaatgaccccgcctctacCACCTTCTAAGACAGagggttccaaagtcacacagtcctctgagagaaaaaatttctcctcatccctgtcctaacagggctacccctaattttaaaacagtgcaccctagctctggactcacccacaagaggaaacatcctttccaggtccaccttgtcaaggccgttcaggatcttgtatacttcaatcaaatcacccctcactcttctaaactcccatggaaacaagcccagtctgtccaacctttcctcataacacaacccactcattccaggtatcaatctagtaaacctcctttgaactgcctccaatgcatttacatctttccttaaataaagagaccaaaactgcacacagtactcgagatgcggtctcaccaatgctctgtataactgaagcataacgtccttacttttatgttcaatcactctcataataaaggatagcattccattagccttcttaattacttgctgtacctgcatactaactttttgtgactcatgtactagaacacctagatccctctgcaccttagaattatgtagccgttctccatttaagtaacactctgctttttcgttctttctgccaaagtgaacaacttcacagtttcccacattaaactccatttgccagatctttgctcactcactcaacctatccatatccacCTTCAACCTTCACaagccctcttcacaacatactttctttgtgtcatctgcaaatttagctaccatgtcttcactcccctcatctaagtcattgatgtaaattataaacagttgaggccccagtacagacccctgtggaagtccactcgtcacatcctgccaatctgaaaaagacacatttatacatactctcctttctgccagccaaccaatcttctatccatgctaatatgttacctcctacaccatgcgcttttattttccacaataatctttgatgtagcaccttatcaaatgccttctggaaatccaagtctacaggctcccctttatccactgcgcatgttactccttcaaaaaactctagtaagttggttaaacatgactttcctttcagaaaaccatgctgactcttcccgattgccttgtcttctaagtgcccagctataacctccttaatgatcaattctaacaacttccccatgacagacgtcaaactaactggcctatagtttcttgtcttctgtctccctctcttcttgaatagaggagttatatttgctactttccaagcatttgctacaatcctcagccagaagtgctgagtggacgatccatctcggctttctccggaggtccccagcatcacagatgccagtcttcagccaattcgattcactccaagtgacatcaagaaatggctgaaagcactggatactgtaaaggccgtgggcactgacaatattccgaccatagtactgaagacttgtgctccagaacttgccgcacccctagccaaactgttccagtacagctacaaaactggcatctatccagccatgtggaaaattacccaggtgtgtcctgcacacaaaaagcaggacaaatccaatccggccaattactgccccatcagtctactccccatcatcagtaaagtaatggaagaggtcatcaacaggaCTATCAAGCAGCAATAACCTGTCAAGGCcacgcagctcctgacctcatttacagccttggttcaaacatggacaaaagagctgaactcccgatgtcaggtgagagtggctgacattgacatcaaggcagcatttgacagtccgtagcttcaaggagccctagcaaaactggagccaatgggaatcagggggaaaattctccactggttggagtcatacctagtacaaaggaagatggctgtggttgttggaagtcagtcttctcaactccaggaaatcactgcaggagttcctcagggtagtgtcctaggcccaaccatcttcagctgtttcatcaatgatcttctttccattataaagttagaagtggggatgttcactgatgattgcacaatgttcagcatcattcgcaactcctcagatactgaagcagtccatgtccaaacgcagcaagacctggacaatattcaagcttgggctgacaagtggcaagtaacatttgcgccacacaaatgccaggcaatgaccatcttcaacaagagaggatccaaccatcgccccttgacattcaatggcattactatcactggatcccccactatcaacatcctgggggtaaccattggccagaaactgaattggactagccatataaatactgtggctacaagagcaggtcagaggctaggaatcctgcaacgagtaatctatctcctgactccccatagtcAGTCCGCCatccacaaggtacaagtcaggagtgtgatggaatacttgcttggatgactgcagctcccaaaacactaaATAAGCTGGACaacgtccaagacaaagcagcccacttgaccagCGCcatatccataaacattcactccctccacagccaacacacagcggcagcagtgtgtaccatccacaagatgcactgcaggaattcaccaaagttccttcgataggaccttc encodes the following:
- the LOC121286981 gene encoding LOW QUALITY PROTEIN: U6 snRNA-associated Sm-like protein LSm3 (The sequence of the model RefSeq protein was modified relative to this genomic sequence to represent the inferred CDS: substituted 2 bases at 2 genomic stop codons), translated to MVEEGEQPQTTNTVEEPLDPIRLRLDEXIYVKTRNDXELRGRLHAYDQHLNMILGDVEEAVMTVEIGEETYEEIYKSIKRNIPMLPVRGDGVVLVAPLLRVV